Proteins co-encoded in one Amblyraja radiata isolate CabotCenter1 chromosome 24, sAmbRad1.1.pri, whole genome shotgun sequence genomic window:
- the LOC116986902 gene encoding insulin-like growth factor I, whose protein sequence is MNSAHSSICCSCALKVRALNHFWMLYTLVCLSVLPLWTVVAETLCGSELVDTLQFVCGDRGFYFSKTPSYFKDKDYVKRPSKGIVEECCFKSCDLQLLELYCAYPRQSRSVPLLVTVRHQEEHLDKSYKKTSNSAKWISKLLQYKMIPESEDSNRSKHASRGLSPSQSQTPLMALLGKLPKKVPELQRTRL, encoded by the exons ATGAACTCTGCACACAGCTCCATCTGCTGCAGTTGTGCACTAAAG GTCCGTGCATTGAACCACTTCTGGATGCTGTACACTCTGGTCTGCCTCTCTGTCCTGCCTCTATGGACTGTGGTTGCTGAGACACTCTGTGGTTCAGAGCTGGTGGATACGCTGCAGTTTGTATGTGGTGATCGAGGATTTTACTTCA GTAAGACTCCCTCGTACTTCAAGGACAAAGACTACGTAAAGAGGCCAAGTAAAGGGATTGTGGAGGAATGCTGCTTCAAAAGTTGCGACTTACAGTTGCTGGAATTATACTGCGCGTATCCTCGCCAGTCGAGATCTGTGCCTCTGTTGGTTACCGTCCGGCACCAG GAAGAACATTTGGATAAATCATATAAAAAGACCTCCAATTCTGCCAAATGGATTTCAAAATTACTGCAATATAAGATGATTCCAGAGAGTGAAGATTCAAACAGAAGCAAGCACGCAAGTCGGGGCTTGAGCCCCTCCCAGAGTCAAACTCCTTTGATGGCACTGCTGGGCAAGTTGCCAAAGAAGGTTCCAGAACTTCAGCGAACAAGGTTATGA